A single window of Salvelinus namaycush isolate Seneca chromosome 11, SaNama_1.0, whole genome shotgun sequence DNA harbors:
- the si:ch211-106k21.5 gene encoding SLIT and NTRK-like protein 3, with protein sequence MVVKEMFSRWALLLLCTLPVMTVHSERCQCPGATVLGQFPPFLPAEACCLNYSGSTFGNVPWARLTNGTGLQVLDLSHCNITQIDLEDTETTLSPLQEVYLGHNRLNTIPGDFLSDLPSLKVLELGMNQLRELPEDFLKGSDGLQELDLRGNLLRSLPTSVLSLPGLARLELGDNPWDCSCSLVEGLEAGGASGGGQGNNNNTSLQGIVGNITCASPLSLAGWLVWSVAPGDVCRSPGLTALFIVLPLLILIGLVLCWCCGRKRKRKEAPAFGSSKRKASHSSNGHRHHRRSKPPAGGGGAGNVPVVGDSSREGILKNQLLLRPSSTLLASTRDIYEEVEIQLGGSVESLPSPSPGSSSTVGISAWPASQTESSEMGMCRQAELDTVSVTEVMKDSADREKAYMTQSTEYYSLVPGMDLDDSDHDSDHG encoded by the coding sequence agatgttctcTCGGTGGGCTCTACTGTTGTTGTGTACTCTGCCTGTGATGACCGTCCACTCAGAGAGATGTCAGTGTCCAGGAGCCACTGTTTTGGGCCAGTTCCCACCTTTCCTACCCGCTGAGGCCTGCTGTCTGAACTACTCCGGTTCCACGTTCGGCAATGTTCCCTGGGCCAGGCTCACCAACGGGACCGGACTACAGGTCCTGGACCTGTCTCACTGTAACATCACTCAGATCGACCTGGAGGACACAGAGaccacactctctcctctccaggagGTCTACCTGGGTCACAACAGATTGAACACCATCCCAGGGGACTTCCTGTCAGATCTACCCAGCCTGAAGGTGCTGGAGCTGGGCATGAACCAGCTGAGGGAGCTGCCTGAGGATTTCCTCAAGGGATCTGATGGCCTCCAGGAGCTGGATCTCAGGGGGAACCTCCTCCGCTCCCTCCccacctctgtcctctccctgccGGGCCTGGCGAGGCTGGAGCTGGGGGACAACCCCTGGGACTGCTCCTGTTCTCTGGTGGAGGGGCTGGAGGCCGGTGGGGCTAGCGGGGGGGGGCagggaaacaacaacaacaccagccTGCAAGGCATCGTGGGTAACATCACATGTGCATCTCCTCTGAGCCTGGCGGGGTGGCTCGTGTGGTCGGTGGCACCGGGAGACGTCTGCCGCTCTCCAGGTCTCACCGCACTTTTCATCGTCCTgcccctcctcatcctcatcgGTCTGGTCCTCTGCTGGTGCTGcggtaggaagaggaagaggaaggaggcGCCCGCGTTCGGCTCTTCTAAGAGGAAGGCCTCTCACTCATCCAACGGCCACCGACACCACCGCCGCTCTAAGCCCCCAgcgggaggaggaggagcgggCAACGTCCCCGTGGTGGGGGACAGCAGCAGGGAGGGCATTTTAAAGAACCAGCTCCTCCTGCgaccctcctccaccctcctggCCTCCACCAGGGACATCTATGAGGAGGTGGAGATACAGCTAGGTGGCTCTGTGGagtctcttccctctccctctcctgggtcGTCCTCCACAGTGGGGATCTCGGCCTGGCCGGCGTCCCAGACAGAGAGCTCCGAGATGGGCATGTGCAGACAGGCAGAGCTGGACACGGTGAGTGTGACGGAGGTGATGAAGGACTCGGCAGACAGGGAGAAGGCTTATATGACCCAGTCCACTGAATACTACAGTCTGGTGCCTGGGATGGACCTGGACGACTCAGATCACGACTCTGATCACGGCTAG